A stretch of Aureispira sp. CCB-E DNA encodes these proteins:
- the gcvT gene encoding glycine cleavage system aminomethyltransferase GcvT has protein sequence MKKTALYDRHISLDAKMVPFAGYDMPVSYSGIIEEHHTVREQVGMFDVSHMGEFIIRGEGALDLIQRVTSNDASKLGKGDAQYSCFPNGKGGIVDDLLVYNLGEEEYMLVVNASNIQKDWDWLTIHNTAAVDMKNISDATSLMAVQGPNAIKALQSLTDIDLEGMKYYTFVRGTFAGVDNVIVSATGYTGSGGFEIYVANEDATRIWDAIMEAGGEYGLKPIGLGARDTLRLEMGYCLYGNDIDDTTSPLEAGLGWITKLKKDVDFVDKDFLIEQKATGVQRKLVGFEVLGKRPPRHAYPILDANGNEIGVVTSGTKGPSVNISIGMGYVAKEHSKKGSSIFIDARGKRMEAKIVGLPFHKLK, from the coding sequence ATGAAAAAAACAGCCTTATACGATAGACACATTAGCTTAGATGCTAAGATGGTACCATTTGCAGGTTATGATATGCCTGTTTCTTATAGTGGAATAATTGAAGAACATCATACGGTACGAGAGCAAGTTGGAATGTTTGATGTTTCTCACATGGGAGAATTTATTATTAGAGGAGAAGGTGCGTTGGACTTGATTCAAAGAGTTACATCTAATGATGCTTCTAAATTAGGAAAAGGCGATGCGCAATACTCTTGTTTTCCCAATGGCAAGGGAGGAATTGTAGATGATTTATTGGTCTATAACCTTGGGGAGGAAGAATATATGTTGGTTGTAAACGCATCTAACATTCAGAAAGACTGGGATTGGTTGACAATTCACAATACTGCAGCTGTTGATATGAAAAACATCTCAGATGCTACTTCATTGATGGCAGTACAAGGACCTAATGCGATAAAAGCATTACAATCTTTGACAGACATTGACCTAGAAGGGATGAAGTACTATACTTTTGTTAGAGGAACTTTTGCAGGTGTCGATAACGTGATTGTTTCTGCGACAGGATATACGGGCTCTGGAGGTTTTGAAATTTATGTTGCCAATGAAGATGCTACCCGAATTTGGGATGCAATTATGGAGGCTGGAGGAGAATACGGTCTCAAACCAATTGGTTTGGGAGCACGAGATACATTGCGCCTAGAGATGGGATATTGTTTGTATGGAAATGACATAGATGATACTACATCGCCTTTAGAAGCAGGGTTAGGGTGGATAACTAAACTGAAAAAGGATGTTGACTTTGTTGATAAGGATTTCTTGATTGAACAAAAGGCTACAGGTGTTCAACGTAAGTTGGTAGGTTTTGAGGTGTTGGGAAAACGTCCTCCTCGTCATGCTTACCCTATTCTAGATGCCAATGGAAATGAGATTGGAGTTGTAACATCTGGAACCAAAGGACCTTCTGTTAATATTTCTATTGGAATGGGCTATGTTGCCAAGGAGCATTCTAAGAAAGGAAGTTCGATTTTTATTGACGCTAGAGGCAAAAGGATGGAAGCCAAAATAGTTGGTTTGCCATTTCACAAACTAAAATAA